In Lytechinus variegatus isolate NC3 chromosome 12, Lvar_3.0, whole genome shotgun sequence, a single window of DNA contains:
- the LOC121425627 gene encoding uncharacterized protein LOC121425627 has translation MKKFGKENTGRLVVCLILLSMILVVNSSHDKTTRAPRIKPSYSEGYGPHTTTLLPTSPKDIMETSTKVAFQPSQPSYDTTSSNGFTQPIKNFLTDDSTASNGVDQTIQEFLTELIDVTMLVTSSTESVTELDTTIWVWSFSWSWLTILQFSISLIGILGNLLVVIVMTVRRSTSNSTDILIAALAVSDLLTSISNIPVPRALQVPDNIFGALYCRIIFTSSLSWLYHLLELHLGWCFF, from the coding sequence ATGAAAAAGTTTGGGAAAGAAAATACGGGTCGACTTGTTGTTTGCCTGATCTTACTCTCTATGATTCTGGTGGTCAATTCATCCCACGATAAAACAACTCGAGCCCCACGAATCAAACCATCCTATTCTGAGGGTTATGGTCCTCATACAACAACGCTTCTGCCTACATCACCGAAAGACATAATGGAGACTAGTACAAAGGTTGCCTTTCAACCGTCACAACCGTCTTACGATACCACATCATCTAATGGTTTTACCCAACCAATTAAAAACTTCCTTACCGATGATAGTACCGCATCTAATGGTGTTGACCAAACCATTCAAGAATTTCTAACTGAGCTCATTGATGTGACCATGCTTGTCACGTCTTCAACTGAATCAGTGACCGAACTGGATACGACTATCTGGGTGTGGTCTTTTTCCTGGTCTTGGTTAACCATCCTTCAGTTTTCTATTTCCTTGATCGGTATTCTAGGAAACCTGCTGGTGGTCATTGTAATGACAGTACGACGGTCCACATCAAACTCAACAGACATTTTAATTGCTGCTTTAGCCGTCTCCGACTTGTTGACTTCAATCTCCAACATCCCCGTTCCAAGAGCTCTGCAGGTACCTGACAACATCTTTGGAGCGCTGTACTGCAGAATCATCTTCACTAGCAGCCTGTCTTGGTTATATCACCTCCTCGAGCTACATCTTGGTTGGTGCTTCTTTTGA